The Quercus robur chromosome 7, dhQueRobu3.1, whole genome shotgun sequence genome has a segment encoding these proteins:
- the LOC126692980 gene encoding probably inactive leucine-rich repeat receptor-like protein kinase At5g06940: protein MLLSVSQHFLLQQTLLHRYIEKIEKNTSKLSQSPPMAKTCTYLFLLSLTFTSFIVSSASSEEEILLTFKSSFEDSNNYLSSWSNNSATHYCNWTGITCSPTPSLSVTSVNLQSLNLTGEISPSICQLHNLTDLNLSDNLFNQPIPLHLSQCTTLETLNLSNNLIWGTIPDQISLSGSLKKLDFSRNRIEGRIPESIGSLQNLQVINLGSNLLSGSVPSVFGNFTELVILDLSQNLNLMSEVPSEIGKLEKLEKLFLQSSGFHGAIPDSFVGLQSLTILDLSQNNLTGEVPRILGSSLKNLVSFDVSQNKLLGPFPSGICNGKGLINLSLHTNFFAGSISNSISQCLNLERFQVQNNGFSGDFPNDLWSLPKIKLIRAENNIFSGVIPDSVSMAAQLEQVQLDNNSLTSRIPQGLGLVKSLYRFSASLNSLYGELPPNFCDSPVMSIINLSHNSLSGRIPELKKCRKLVSLSLSDNSFTGEIPPSLSDLPVLTYLDLSENNLTGPIPLGLQNLKLALFNVSFNKLSGRVPYSLISGLPASFLEGNPGLCGQGLPNACSDDQPRHHTLGLTTLTCALISVAFGLGTLIVAAGFFVYHRSSKQNSQMGSWRSVFFYPLRVTENDLVMGMDEKSAVGIGGAFGRVYVLGLPSGELVAVKKLVNYGSQSSKSLKAEIKTLAKIRHKNVIKILGFCHSDDSIFLIYEFLQKGSLGDLLHRPGFQLLWGVRLRIAIGVAQGLAYLHKDYVPHILHRNVKSNNILLDADFEPKLTDFALDRIVGEAAFQSTIASESALSCYIAPECGYTKKATEQMEVYSFGVVLLELVTGRPAEQAESAESLDIVKWVRRKVNITNGAYQVLDPNISDSSQQDMLGALDIALRCTSVMPEKRPSMFEVVRALQSLDSRSPLPSTEFSTSEGHSVSV from the exons ATGTTACTCTCTGTCTCACAACACTTTCTCCTCCAGCAGACTCTACTTCACAGATATATagaaaagattgaaaagaaCACAAGCAAGCTCTCTCAGTCACCTCCAATGGCTAAAACCTGCACAtacctatttcttctttctctaaCCTTCACATCCTTCATTGTTAGCTCAGCTTCATCAGAAGAAGAGATCCTTTTAACCTTCAAGTCCTCCTTTGAAGACTCCAATAACTATCTCTCCAGCTGGTCTAATAACTCTGCCACACATTACTGTAATTGGACAGGAATCACCTGCTCCCCCACTCCTTCACTCTCTGTTACTTCTGTCAACCTTCAAAGCTTAAACCTTACTGGTGAAATCTCACCTTCTATATGTCAGCTTCACAATCTTACTGACCTCAATCTTTCTGACAATCTTTTTAACCAACCCATTCCTCTCCATCTCTCTCAATGCACTACTTTGGAAACTCTGAATCTCAGTAACAATCTCATTTGGGGTACAATCCCAGATCAGATTTCTCTTTCGGGTTCTTTGAAAAAGCTTGATTTCAGCAGAAACCGTATTGAGGGAAGGATCCCAGAAAGCATAGGCTCACTGCAGAACCTTCAAGTTATCAACTTGGGAAGCAACTTGCTTTCAGGTAGTGTACCTTCTGTCTTTGGGAACTTCACTGAGCTTGTTATTCTAGATTTGTCTCAAAATCTTAACTTGATGAGTGAGGTTCCAAGTGAAATTGGGAAGCTTGAGAAGCTGGAGAAGCTTTTTTTGCAAAGCTCTGGTTTCCATGGTGCCATTCCCGACTCTTTTGTGGGTTTGCAGAGTTTGACCATTTTGGACCTTTCTCAGAACAATCTGACTGGGGAGGTCCCTCGGATACTAGGGTCTTCTCTCAAGAACCTGGTATCTTTTGATGTTTCACAGAACAAGCTTTTGGGGCCATTCCCATCTGGCATTTGTAATGGAAAAGGCCTTATAAACCTGAGTCTCCATACAAATTTCTTTGCTGGTTCAATATCCAACTCCATTAGTCAATGTTTGAATCTTGAGAGATTTCAAGTTCAGAACAATGGGTTTTCTGGTGATTTCCCAAATGACTTATGGTCATTACCAAAAATTAAGCTCATTAGAGCTGAAAACAATATATTTTCTGGTGTAATTCCTGATTCTGTATCAATGGCTGCTCAATTGGAGCAAGTTCAGCTGGATAACAACAGCTTAACCAGTAGAATTCCTCAGGGTCTTGGGTTGGTTAAGAGCTTATACAGATTCTCTGCTTCTCTTAATAGTTTATATGGTGAACTTCCTCCAAATTTTTGTGATTCACCTGTAATGAGTATAATAAATCTTTCCCACAATTCGCTTTCTGGCCGAATTCCAGAGTTGAAGAAGTGCAGGAAGTTAGTTTCGTTGTCTTTATCAGATAACAGTTTTACAGGAGAAATTCCACCCTCCCTTTCTGATTTACCAGTGCTAACTTACCTTGATCTTTCTGAAAACAATCTCACTGGTCCCATTCCCCTAGGGCTTCAGAACTTGAAGCTTGCCCTCTTCAATGTGTCTTTCAATAAACTATCTGGTAGAGTCCCATACTCATTGATTTCAGGTCTCCCAGCTTCCTTTCTAGAAGGAAACCCTGGACTTTGTGGTCAGGGATTGCCCAATGCTTGTTCTGATGACCAGCCAAGACACCACACCCTTGGTCTTACAACATTGACTTGTGCCCTGATATCTGTAGCTTTTGGTCTTGGAACTTTGATTGTAGCTGCTGGGTTTTTTGTGTATCATAGATCTTCCAAGCAGAATTCTCAAATGGGAAGTTGGCGATCTGTATTCTTCTATCCTCTTCGAGTCACTGAGAATGATTTGGTTATGGGAATGGATGAAAAAAGTGCCGTAGGCATTGGTGGAGCATTTGGTAGAGTTTACGTTTTAGGCTTACCGAGTGGTGAACTTGTTGCTGTGAAGAAGCTTGTTAATTATGGGAGCCAGTCATCTAAAAGTTTGAAGGCTGAGATTAAGACATTAGCAAAGATCAGGCATAAGAATGTTATTAAAATTCTTGGGTTCTGCCATTCTGATGACTCAATCTTCCTAATTTATGAGTTCTTACAGAAGGGGAGCTTAGGGGATTTGCTTCACAGGCCGGGTTTTCAGTTGCTGTGGGGTGTCAGATTGAGAATTGCAATTGGGGTTGCTCAAGGATTAGCATACCTTCACAAGGATTATGTCCCACACATACTGCACAGAAATGTAAAGTCAAATAACATTCTGCTGGATGCAGATTTTGAACCAAAACTTACAGATTTTGCACTTGACCGAATTGTGGGAGAGGCTGCATTTCAGTCAACCATAGCTTCAGAATCTGCATTATCATGTTACATTGCTCCAG AATGTGGGTATACTAAGAAGGCGACTGAACAAATGGAAGTTTACAGCTTTGGTGTTGTATTGTTGGAGCTAGTGACTGGCCGACCAGCTGAGCAAGCTGAATCAGCAGAATCCCTTGATATTGTGAAATGGGTGCGAAGGAAAGTTAACATTACTAATGGGGCATACCAAGTTCTTGACCCCAATATATCAGATTCTTCCCAACAAGATATGCTAGGGGCTCTGGATATCGCTCTCCGATGCACCTCTGTGATGCCAGAGAAACGGCCATCCATGTTTGAAGTTGTGAGAGCACTTCAGTCCCTCGACTCGAGGTCTCCCCTTCCAAGTACAGAGTTCTCTACTTCTGAAGGGCACTCAGTTTCAGTCTAA